From a single Vicinamibacteria bacterium genomic region:
- a CDS encoding OsmC family protein — MKRKASAVWQGGLKDGKGTISSDSGVLAKTPYSFSTRFEDGVGTNPEELIAAAHAGCFSMALSGQMGGAGLTVGEIRTTATLSMDKLEAGWTITAIHLDVAVKSPGAKADAFAKAAENAKAGCPVSRLLNAKITMNARLED; from the coding sequence ATGAAACGGAAAGCATCCGCGGTTTGGCAGGGCGGTCTGAAGGACGGCAAGGGGACGATCAGTTCGGATAGCGGCGTGCTCGCGAAGACGCCCTACTCCTTTAGCACGCGTTTCGAAGACGGCGTAGGGACCAATCCGGAGGAGCTCATCGCCGCCGCCCACGCCGGCTGCTTCTCGATGGCGCTGTCGGGGCAAATGGGAGGGGCCGGGCTGACGGTGGGGGAGATCCGCACCACCGCCACCCTCAGCATGGACAAGCTGGAGGCGGGCTGGACAATCACGGCCATCCACCTCGACGTGGCGGTCAAGAGCCCGGGTGCCAAGGCGGATGCCTTCGCGAAGGCGGCTGAGAATGCCAAGGCAGGTTGCCCCGTCTCTCGGTTGCTGAACGCCAAGATCACGATGAACGCGAGGCTCGAAGACTGA
- a CDS encoding PKD domain-containing protein, with protein sequence MRRLLALFLVLLASEVPAQAPASADPDLAGGVQKVKEGRLEAGVQALDAYLRRTAGQPGLARERAQAYVYLGVSYLGLNQEPAAKAEFAQALAQSPDLSLNPGEFPPNVVRVFEMARRESLFRATAPPRASSGGSHTTPLLIGAGLALAGGAVAIVEHNKHGASPNLPPTASFTISPAGQAIAGVTVMAFVATASDPDHDPLTYTWDFGDGVTASNSTPTHIYRSEGTFPVALTVADNRGASVAATGVVAARGLSGRWLLSQGGGLFYERGYDIVQNGSQLAGRPFSVPDKGCLGDLTGLVTDPRTLTFQFVGCDNLLVVVSGTVAPDLISVTGTYTHPSGPPLPMSLTRQ encoded by the coding sequence ATGCGGCGGTTGTTAGCGCTGTTCTTAGTCCTGCTCGCGAGCGAAGTGCCGGCCCAAGCCCCGGCGTCGGCGGACCCTGATCTGGCGGGGGGCGTCCAAAAAGTGAAGGAGGGCCGGCTCGAGGCGGGCGTTCAGGCCCTGGACGCCTACCTCCGTCGAACGGCGGGGCAGCCGGGCCTGGCCCGGGAACGGGCCCAGGCCTACGTTTACCTGGGTGTTTCCTATCTGGGCCTGAATCAGGAGCCCGCGGCCAAGGCGGAGTTCGCCCAGGCCCTCGCCCAGTCCCCGGACCTCAGCCTGAACCCCGGAGAGTTCCCTCCCAACGTGGTGCGTGTCTTCGAGATGGCGCGGCGAGAGAGCCTCTTTAGAGCGACGGCTCCGCCGCGGGCTTCGAGTGGCGGCTCCCACACGACCCCCCTGCTGATCGGGGCCGGTCTGGCCCTGGCCGGGGGCGCGGTGGCCATCGTCGAGCACAACAAGCACGGGGCCTCTCCCAACCTGCCCCCCACCGCCAGCTTCACGATCAGCCCGGCCGGGCAGGCCATTGCCGGTGTGACCGTCATGGCTTTCGTGGCCACGGCCAGCGATCCTGACCACGATCCCCTCACTTACACCTGGGATTTCGGGGACGGAGTCACGGCCTCCAACTCCACTCCCACCCACATCTATCGCTCCGAGGGGACCTTCCCCGTAGCTCTCACCGTCGCCGATAACCGGGGGGCTTCGGTGGCGGCGACGGGGGTCGTGGCCGCGAGGGGTCTAAGCGGTCGCTGGTTGCTCTCCCAGGGGGGTGGCCTCTTCTACGAGCGTGGCTACGACATCGTCCAGAACGGGTCCCAGCTTGCAGGCCGGCCATTCAGCGTGCCGGACAAGGGCTGCCTAGGCGACCTGACCGGCCTGGTGACTGATCCCCGCACCCTGACCTTCCAGTTCGTGGGGTGCGACAACCTATTGGTGGTGGTCAGCGGCACGGTGGCCCCCGACCTCATCTCCGTGACGGGGACCTACACCCACCCCTCGGGCCCCCCCCTGCCCATGAGCCTCACCCGGCAGTAG
- a CDS encoding serine/threonine-protein kinase translates to MSEPALRTLGRYELGEEIGRGMMGVVYKARDPDLNRAVALKTVRLAFEVPEEGRELFEKRFLAEARAAAGLSHPGIVTVHDVGRDPATGTLYIALEFLDGQTLAAVKRGGGVMPWREALRIAARVAEALHHAHSHGIVHRDIKPTNIMLLPTGEPKIMDFGIAKLPASQLTTVGEFFGTPSYMSPEQASGEALDGRSDLFSLGCVLYGLLTATRAFDGPTLPAILARVVQHEPLPPSRLVEGLPPEVDYVVMRSLAKDLGRRYGDGRTFAEDIQDVLAGRPPRHRSPDAAPGERTAVSQRPPSGRESVDHPQGTSSAPPAPTPAVRASAVAPFLLNPSARRALLIGGGTALLLGALGVFLFVPRGDQAALISLSTLLPAEPGHLEVTFEHSLKSGNLKVWVDDEQVLDEPLESRVTKKVLSLRIRKGSLRQVLDVTPGEHTVRVQLEGDVNSSRRLRGTFEPGQTKRLLVSVEGILKRDLSLDWGS, encoded by the coding sequence ATGAGTGAACCCGCGTTGAGAACGCTGGGCCGCTACGAGCTCGGGGAAGAGATCGGCCGCGGGATGATGGGGGTCGTCTACAAGGCCCGGGATCCCGACCTGAACCGGGCGGTGGCCTTGAAGACTGTGCGCTTGGCCTTCGAAGTGCCCGAGGAGGGGCGGGAGCTCTTTGAAAAGCGCTTCTTGGCCGAGGCGCGCGCGGCGGCGGGGCTCTCGCATCCAGGCATCGTCACCGTCCACGATGTGGGCCGGGACCCCGCAACCGGTACCCTCTACATCGCACTCGAGTTTTTGGACGGCCAGACGCTGGCCGCGGTCAAACGGGGCGGCGGGGTCATGCCCTGGCGGGAAGCCCTGCGCATCGCGGCGCGGGTGGCGGAAGCTCTCCACCACGCGCACAGCCACGGCATCGTCCACCGCGACATCAAGCCCACCAACATCATGCTCTTACCCACGGGCGAGCCCAAGATCATGGATTTCGGCATCGCCAAGCTGCCCGCATCCCAGCTCACCACGGTCGGCGAGTTCTTCGGGACGCCCTCCTATATGTCCCCGGAGCAGGCCTCGGGGGAGGCCCTGGACGGGCGGAGCGACCTCTTCTCCCTCGGTTGCGTGCTCTACGGCCTGCTCACGGCCACGCGCGCTTTTGACGGCCCGACTCTGCCCGCGATCCTAGCCCGCGTGGTCCAGCACGAACCCCTCCCCCCCTCCCGTCTTGTCGAAGGCCTTCCTCCCGAGGTCGATTACGTCGTGATGCGGTCCCTGGCCAAGGATCTCGGGCGTCGCTACGGCGACGGTCGGACCTTCGCCGAGGATATCCAGGACGTCCTGGCCGGCCGACCTCCCCGCCATCGCTCCCCGGACGCCGCACCGGGCGAGCGCACCGCGGTCTCTCAACGTCCGCCCTCCGGGCGGGAGTCGGTGGACCATCCACAGGGGACCTCCTCGGCCCCGCCCGCCCCCACGCCGGCCGTCCGGGCGTCCGCGGTCGCGCCCTTTCTCCTCAACCCCTCGGCGCGCCGGGCCCTGCTGATCGGGGGGGGAACGGCCCTGCTCCTTGGCGCGCTCGGCGTCTTCCTCTTCGTGCCGCGGGGCGATCAAGCCGCCCTCATATCGCTCTCGACCCTCCTGCCCGCCGAGCCCGGCCATCTCGAGGTCACCTTCGAGCACTCCCTCAAGAGCGGCAACCTCAAGGTCTGGGTGGACGACGAACAGGTTCTGGACGAGCCATTGGAGAGCCGTGTCACCAAGAAGGTGCTCTCCCTGCGCATTCGCAAGGGGAGCCTGCGGCAGGTCCTGGACGTGACGCCGGGAGAGCACACGGTACGCGTCCAGCTGGAAGGGGACGTCAACAGCTCGCGGCGCCTGCGCGGGACCTTCGAGCCGGGCCAGACCAAACGGCTGCTGGTGAGCGTGGAGGGCATCCTTAAGAGAGACCTCTCCCTCGACTGGGGTTCTTGA
- a CDS encoding glycosyltransferase, whose amino-acid sequence MVVDVSVVTPTFRRPRQLAEALSSALAQRLVTVESIVVDDSPERSAQDVVARIADPRVTFVPMKKPSGGNPALVRNAGWPLARGRFVHFLDDDDHVAEGAYAALTAELEAHPEAGVAFGRIEPFGDDPEDLRHNQRVFAESRRRARLCAGLGSWRLLLASMLFCNPVLNCSACMIRRDHIAQIGGFDPDCTPFEDREFYVRAIRRFGWRYIDRTVVHYRTGAPSLMTTLRATEAAEVFRTIYRKYEAQNGRLELLTLKILGRALFRWI is encoded by the coding sequence ATGGTTGTCGATGTCTCAGTCGTAACACCGACGTTTAGGCGGCCTCGGCAGCTGGCGGAGGCCCTGAGCAGCGCGCTCGCTCAACGCTTGGTCACGGTAGAGAGCATCGTCGTCGATGACAGCCCCGAGCGGTCCGCTCAAGACGTGGTCGCCCGGATCGCCGATCCCCGCGTCACGTTCGTGCCAATGAAGAAACCCTCGGGCGGCAACCCGGCCCTGGTCCGCAATGCGGGCTGGCCGCTGGCTAGGGGCCGGTTCGTGCATTTCCTCGATGACGACGATCACGTCGCGGAGGGCGCCTACGCCGCTCTCACCGCGGAGCTCGAGGCCCACCCCGAGGCAGGCGTGGCCTTCGGCCGCATCGAGCCCTTCGGCGACGATCCCGAGGACCTCCGGCACAATCAGCGGGTGTTCGCGGAATCCAGGCGGCGGGCCAGGTTGTGCGCCGGGTTGGGGTCTTGGCGGCTGCTGCTGGCGAGCATGCTCTTCTGCAATCCGGTGCTGAACTGCTCCGCCTGTATGATCCGGCGAGATCACATCGCGCAAATCGGGGGGTTCGACCCCGACTGTACGCCCTTCGAGGACCGCGAGTTCTACGTGCGTGCTATCCGGCGGTTTGGGTGGCGGTACATCGATCGCACCGTAGTCCATTATCGAACGGGCGCCCCCTCGTTGATGACTACCCTCAGGGCTACGGAAGCGGCCGAGGTGTTCCGGACGATTTATCGCAAGTACGAGGCGCAGAACGGACGCCTGGAGCTGCTGACCCTCAAAATATTGGGACGCGCGCTCTTCCGGTGGATCTGA
- a CDS encoding nucleoside phosphorylase: MRQGARKRVRQYHLGVGGGDVAPHVILVGDPARAEIVAGRFEKRRGEWRHREFVTISGVYHGLEMTVTGTGIGPDNMEIAVIELSQCRKDLTLIRVGSCGALQRDIRLGDLVVSTAAVRLENTTSFFVPEGFPAVASFEVTQALVEACRQTRARHHVGITASAPGFYGAQSRHVPGFPPRFADLPGDLGRLGVLNFEMEISALFTLASLGGHRAGAVCAVYAQRPRRLFADARQMKQGEARAIEAGLAALESLARR; the protein is encoded by the coding sequence ATGAGGCAAGGGGCGCGGAAGAGGGTCCGGCAGTACCACCTTGGGGTCGGCGGGGGCGACGTCGCGCCCCATGTGATCCTCGTGGGCGATCCCGCCCGCGCCGAGATCGTGGCCGGGCGCTTCGAGAAACGGCGCGGCGAGTGGCGGCACCGGGAGTTTGTCACCATCTCCGGGGTCTACCATGGGCTGGAGATGACGGTGACCGGAACCGGCATCGGACCGGACAACATGGAGATCGCGGTCATCGAGCTGTCACAGTGCCGAAAGGACTTGACCCTCATACGCGTGGGATCCTGTGGCGCCCTACAGCGTGATATTCGCCTCGGCGATCTCGTGGTCTCCACCGCGGCCGTCCGGCTGGAGAATACGACGAGCTTCTTCGTGCCCGAGGGCTTTCCCGCCGTGGCCAGCTTCGAGGTGACCCAGGCCCTCGTCGAGGCCTGCCGACAGACGAGGGCACGCCACCACGTTGGCATCACGGCCAGCGCCCCCGGTTTCTATGGCGCCCAGTCGCGCCATGTTCCCGGCTTCCCTCCGCGGTTTGCGGACCTCCCCGGCGACCTTGGCCGTCTGGGCGTTCTCAACTTCGAAATGGAGATCAGCGCTCTGTTCACGCTGGCCAGCCTGGGGGGTCACCGCGCGGGCGCGGTGTGCGCGGTGTATGCCCAGCGGCCCCGCCGTCTGTTTGCCGACGCCCGGCAGATGAAGCAGGGCGAGGCGCGCGCCATCGAGGCGGGTCTGGCCGCGCTTGAGAGCCTGGCCCGGCGCTAG
- a CDS encoding Hpt domain-containing protein, whose product MRSRLSPTHRRQLEVLRRAYTRELPQKVQALADAVTSLPARGWDEEAFEAAYVLVHRLTGSSATFGFEPIRRAAATLEDLLLEVKERPARKEAVAGRFADLLAGLRDALSSVPPAGRAGRSQRRALPKAKRQRLTGSARR is encoded by the coding sequence ATGAGGAGTAGGCTTTCCCCCACCCACCGCCGGCAACTGGAGGTCCTCCGCCGAGCCTACACCCGTGAGCTCCCGCAGAAGGTTCAAGCCCTCGCGGACGCGGTGACGTCGCTCCCCGCCCGGGGCTGGGACGAAGAAGCCTTCGAGGCGGCCTACGTACTCGTTCACCGCCTCACCGGTTCGTCCGCGACCTTTGGGTTTGAACCCATTCGGCGGGCCGCCGCCACCCTCGAGGATTTGCTGCTGGAGGTCAAGGAGCGCCCCGCGCGCAAGGAAGCCGTGGCCGGCCGCTTCGCCGACCTCCTGGCCGGCTTGCGGGACGCCCTGTCCTCTGTGCCCCCGGCGGGACGAGCGGGCCGAAGCCAGCGGCGAGCGCTCCCGAAGGCGAAGCGCCAACGGCTCACGGGGTCCGCCCGGCGCTGA
- a CDS encoding response regulator produces MARGALKRILLVEDDPDIQTVAELALSAIGGFTVEVCGSGRDALDRAPGFHPDLVLLDVMMPGMDGPTALKALRQLPETSKTPVVFMTARAQPHEVAQYKQLGSLDVITKPFEPAELAATLRRIWDRYEE; encoded by the coding sequence ATGGCGCGGGGGGCCCTCAAGCGCATCCTCTTGGTCGAGGACGACCCCGACATTCAGACCGTGGCCGAGCTGGCCCTCTCCGCCATCGGGGGCTTCACGGTCGAGGTATGCGGCTCGGGCAGGGACGCCCTTGATAGAGCCCCCGGATTCCACCCCGATTTGGTCCTCCTCGACGTCATGATGCCCGGCATGGACGGCCCCACCGCCTTGAAGGCGCTCCGCCAGCTCCCGGAGACATCGAAAACGCCGGTCGTGTTCATGACCGCCCGGGCGCAGCCCCACGAGGTCGCCCAGTACAAGCAACTGGGTTCGCTGGACGTGATCACGAAGCCCTTCGAGCCCGCCGAATTGGCCGCGACCTTGCGCCGGATTTGGGACCGTTATGAGGAGTAG
- a CDS encoding HAMP domain-containing sensor histidine kinase, with protein MKTTLEELTARYSRALQSYLEMGGEDALHQAYQVGRDALARDLGVLEVAALHQEALVSTLLQMLAPTESSRIAKKASEFFAETLAPFEMTHRGFQEANAILSDLNDELRRRVEVILRDYKVAQDQIDQHKKMERMKDEFISLVSHELRTPLTSIHASLGLLSSGLTTGLPEKARQLLEVAHRNSQRLVRLIGDVLDLQKIESGTMPFELRPVEIGPFLEQAIEANEAYGAQFGVSFVLNGVPPRIGIKADPDRLMQVITNLLSNAAKFSPSYRTVLVAAQRNAGVVRVTVTDRGPGIPEEFRARIFQRFAQADSSTTREKGGTGLGLNISKAIVERMGGHIGFETEVGVGTTFYVELPLTEQSPNGARA; from the coding sequence GTGAAGACGACGCTCGAAGAGCTGACCGCTCGGTACTCCCGCGCCCTCCAGAGCTACTTGGAGATGGGAGGCGAAGACGCCCTTCACCAGGCCTATCAAGTCGGGCGGGACGCGCTCGCCCGCGACCTCGGCGTCCTCGAGGTAGCGGCGCTCCACCAGGAGGCTCTGGTGTCGACTCTTCTGCAGATGCTCGCGCCAACAGAGAGCTCCCGCATCGCAAAAAAAGCCTCCGAGTTCTTCGCCGAGACCCTGGCTCCGTTCGAGATGACCCACCGTGGCTTCCAGGAGGCCAACGCCATTCTGAGCGACCTCAACGACGAGCTGCGGCGGCGAGTCGAGGTCATCCTCCGCGATTACAAGGTGGCCCAGGACCAGATCGATCAGCACAAGAAGATGGAGCGGATGAAAGACGAGTTCATCTCTTTGGTCAGCCATGAGCTCCGGACGCCGCTGACCTCCATCCACGCCTCCCTCGGTCTCCTGAGCTCTGGCTTGACCACGGGGCTGCCCGAGAAGGCCCGCCAGCTCTTGGAGGTGGCCCACCGAAACAGCCAGCGCCTGGTGCGGTTGATCGGCGACGTGCTCGATCTTCAGAAGATCGAATCCGGAACGATGCCCTTTGAGTTGCGCCCCGTCGAGATCGGTCCCTTCCTTGAGCAGGCCATCGAAGCCAATGAGGCGTACGGTGCCCAGTTCGGAGTGTCTTTCGTCCTCAACGGCGTGCCGCCACGAATCGGGATCAAGGCCGATCCCGACCGTCTCATGCAGGTGATCACCAACTTGCTCTCCAACGCTGCCAAGTTTTCGCCATCCTACCGGACGGTGCTCGTTGCCGCCCAGCGAAACGCGGGGGTGGTGCGGGTCACCGTGACCGATCGCGGCCCGGGCATCCCGGAGGAGTTCCGGGCCCGGATCTTCCAGAGGTTCGCCCAGGCCGACTCATCCACCACCCGGGAAAAGGGAGGCACCGGCCTGGGCCTCAACATCTCCAAGGCCATCGTGGAACGCATGGGCGGGCACATTGGGTTCGAGACGGAGGTGGGAGTAGGAACCACGTTCTATGTCGAACTGCCCCTTACGGAACAGAGCCCCAACGGAGCCCGAGCCTGA
- a CDS encoding SpoIIE family protein phosphatase codes for MKEDERAFGGSATRLEWAVALRPRPGEEESGDLHVVQPFPGGTLLAVLDGLGHGAEAAAAARAAVESLRTHAQDSVISLVRHCQRDLQETRGVVMSLASFSASDSSLTWLGIGNVEGVLIRADQGAAPARESLLLRGGVVGYRLPMLSASVLTVNPGDILAFATDGVDVAFTAELTASATLQPLADRILSQWGKTTDDALVLVARFTAEPS; via the coding sequence TTGAAGGAGGATGAGCGGGCCTTCGGGGGCTCCGCGACGCGCCTGGAATGGGCCGTGGCGCTCCGCCCCCGGCCGGGGGAGGAGGAGTCCGGAGATCTGCACGTCGTTCAGCCCTTCCCCGGGGGGACGCTCCTGGCCGTCCTGGACGGCCTGGGTCACGGGGCGGAGGCGGCCGCCGCCGCCCGGGCCGCCGTGGAATCGCTCCGCACCCACGCTCAAGACAGCGTGATTTCCCTGGTGAGACACTGCCAAAGGGACCTCCAAGAAACGCGGGGCGTCGTGATGAGCCTGGCCTCTTTCAGCGCTTCGGACAGCAGCCTCACCTGGTTGGGCATCGGCAACGTGGAGGGGGTCCTGATCCGGGCGGACCAGGGAGCAGCCCCGGCCCGAGAGTCGCTGCTGCTTCGCGGCGGCGTGGTGGGCTATCGACTCCCAATGCTCTCCGCTTCGGTTCTCACCGTAAACCCCGGTGACATCCTCGCGTTCGCGACTGACGGCGTGGATGTGGCTTTCACGGCCGAGCTGACCGCGAGCGCCACCCTCCAACCGCTCGCCGATCGCATCTTGAGCCAATGGGGCAAGACGACGGACGACGCCCTGGTTCTGGTGGCCCGCTTCACCGCGGAGCCGTCGTGA
- a CDS encoding ATP-binding protein: MPSGDEAAPGDAIGRSVVTVPIRSAADIVAARQEGRALASRFGFEGSDLTVIATGISELARNILEYAKTGEIRLSLAQKAGRNGIMIVARDEGPGIPDVPRAMQDGYTTGRGLGLGLPGVRRLMDDFEIASQIGKGTTVSVKKWVP, from the coding sequence ATGCCTAGCGGGGACGAAGCCGCGCCCGGTGATGCCATCGGGCGATCCGTGGTCACGGTCCCTATCCGGTCGGCGGCGGACATCGTGGCCGCTCGCCAGGAGGGCCGCGCCCTGGCCTCCCGCTTCGGCTTCGAAGGTAGCGACTTGACGGTGATCGCCACCGGTATTTCCGAGCTGGCCCGTAACATCCTTGAATACGCCAAGACGGGCGAGATCCGCCTGAGCCTGGCCCAAAAAGCCGGACGGAACGGCATCATGATCGTGGCTCGGGACGAGGGTCCCGGAATCCCCGACGTGCCTAGGGCCATGCAAGACGGTTACACCACGGGGAGAGGCCTTGGGCTCGGCCTTCCCGGCGTCCGGCGGTTGATGGACGATTTCGAGATCGCCTCCCAGATCGGCAAGGGAACGACAGTCTCAGTCAAGAAATGGGTGCCTTGA
- a CDS encoding STAS domain-containing protein, whose product MRVPILKQRDYLIASIQSALSDEDLLQLRDDLVQQVGRYRSRGAIVDVTVLDVMDSFAVRTLRAIAHMIRLRGAETVIVGIQPEVAFAMVQLGLTLEDVATALDLEEGLAYLDQVKKAGPPHA is encoded by the coding sequence ATGCGGGTACCGATCCTTAAACAGCGAGACTACCTCATCGCTTCCATTCAGTCGGCCCTCAGCGATGAGGACCTGCTCCAGCTCCGTGATGACCTCGTGCAGCAGGTAGGCCGGTATCGGTCCCGGGGAGCGATTGTAGACGTCACGGTCCTCGACGTGATGGATTCCTTCGCCGTGCGCACGCTGCGGGCCATCGCCCACATGATCAGGCTGCGGGGTGCAGAGACGGTGATCGTAGGAATCCAGCCCGAGGTAGCCTTTGCCATGGTCCAGCTTGGCCTCACCCTTGAGGACGTTGCCACCGCCCTCGACCTCGAGGAGGGGCTCGCCTACCTCGACCAGGTGAAGAAGGCCGGCCCACCGCATGCCTAG
- a CDS encoding STAS domain-containing protein codes for MNDRKDRERKGNLDSSQPKPESTAALLRELVAHLRENRTQLREEWARRITESKLLTAMTREEIFAEATSVYDNYVEVLETGSVEALQAYARNLSERIIPRGVETHEVLGIVLLLRDVLARSLFKKYQGDFALLNAVLDAYEPAANRIANTVAVGFVQERERIIRQQQEAIRELSTPVLQVRDRLLILPIIGVIDPQRARQLTEQLLRGIRANRAKVVVVDITGVPSVDASVANHLVQTVDASRLMGANVIVTGLSSEIAQTLVTIGVDLGKINAVGDLQGGIEEAERLLGYKVIMTGEAAAVEPPRP; via the coding sequence ATGAACGATCGGAAGGACAGAGAAAGGAAGGGCAACTTGGACTCCAGCCAGCCCAAGCCCGAGTCAACTGCCGCGTTGCTTCGCGAGCTGGTGGCCCACCTCCGCGAGAACCGCACCCAGCTGCGTGAGGAGTGGGCCCGCCGCATCACGGAATCTAAGCTCCTCACCGCCATGACCCGCGAGGAAATCTTCGCGGAGGCCACCTCGGTGTACGACAACTACGTCGAGGTGCTCGAGACGGGAAGCGTAGAGGCCCTCCAGGCCTACGCGCGGAACCTCTCCGAGCGCATCATCCCCCGAGGAGTAGAGACCCACGAGGTGCTGGGGATCGTCCTCTTACTTCGAGACGTTCTCGCCCGCTCGCTCTTCAAGAAGTACCAGGGGGATTTCGCGCTGCTCAATGCGGTGTTAGACGCCTACGAGCCCGCCGCCAACCGCATCGCCAACACCGTGGCCGTCGGCTTCGTCCAAGAGCGCGAGCGCATCATCCGCCAGCAGCAAGAAGCCATCCGTGAGCTCTCCACTCCCGTCCTCCAGGTCCGAGACCGCCTCCTCATCCTGCCTATCATCGGTGTAATCGACCCCCAGCGGGCGCGGCAGCTCACGGAGCAACTCCTCCGGGGCATCCGGGCCAACCGGGCGAAGGTGGTCGTGGTGGACATCACGGGGGTGCCCTCCGTGGACGCTTCGGTCGCCAACCACTTGGTCCAGACCGTGGATGCCTCCCGGCTGATGGGTGCGAACGTCATCGTGACCGGTCTCTCCTCCGAGATCGCCCAGACCCTAGTCACCATCGGCGTGGACCTCGGGAAGATCAACGCCGTGGGCGACCTGCAGGGAGGTATCGAGGAAGCCGAACGCCTGCTCGGCTACAAGGTGATCATGACCGGAGAGGCGGCGGCAGTAGAACCCCCGAGGCCCTGA
- a CDS encoding response regulator transcription factor: MPVGVLLADDHTIVRQAVRLLLEREGFQVVGEAGDGHQAVRLARQLQPDVAVLDLVMPLLNGVDAAREIQQASPRTRTILLTGRTDDDSVLKALHAGIKGCVLKSHDGPTLGHAIREVARGHLYLDPSVSSTVVGAYLSATGPTKDPLTPRERQVLQLIAEGKKTREVAELLCVSIKTAESHRARIMSKLQIRETAGLVRYAIRRGLAEL, encoded by the coding sequence ATGCCAGTTGGCGTCCTACTTGCCGATGATCACACGATCGTTCGTCAAGCGGTCAGGCTCCTCTTGGAGCGTGAAGGCTTCCAAGTCGTGGGAGAGGCCGGGGACGGCCACCAGGCCGTGCGTCTGGCGAGGCAACTCCAGCCGGACGTGGCCGTGCTCGACCTCGTGATGCCGCTGCTCAATGGAGTCGACGCTGCTCGTGAGATCCAGCAGGCGTCACCACGCACGCGCACGATCCTGCTAACCGGTCGCACGGATGACGATAGCGTGCTGAAGGCCCTCCACGCCGGGATCAAAGGTTGTGTCCTCAAGTCTCACGACGGTCCAACCCTAGGCCACGCCATCCGAGAGGTGGCACGTGGACATCTCTATCTGGACCCGAGTGTCTCGAGCACCGTGGTTGGGGCCTATCTCTCGGCGACCGGACCCACCAAGGATCCGCTCACGCCTCGAGAAAGGCAGGTCTTGCAGCTCATCGCGGAGGGCAAGAAGACGCGCGAGGTGGCGGAGCTCCTTTGCGTGAGCATCAAGACCGCTGAGTCCCACCGGGCCCGGATCATGAGTAAGCTGCAGATTCGCGAAACGGCCGGGCTCGTTCGCTATGCGATCCGCCGTGGCCTCGCGGAGCTGTGA
- a CDS encoding response regulator transcription factor codes for MATTVLIVDDKADFRELVRRVLGGAVEVLGEATDGEEAVQQAARLAPDVVLMDLDISGLDAIGAARRIKADRPATKMILLTAHDEEAYLAFTGKTGADALLRKQDVKTQLVARIRAITGQGARPQWDGQERRGKGLGTPSAWNGWDRRRKAWPKKLGGGSPSDAEGP; via the coding sequence ATGGCGACAACCGTCCTCATCGTGGATGACAAAGCCGACTTCCGGGAGCTGGTCAGGAGAGTCCTGGGAGGGGCGGTGGAGGTTCTGGGCGAGGCGACGGACGGAGAGGAAGCGGTGCAGCAGGCGGCAAGGCTGGCGCCGGATGTCGTGCTCATGGATCTCGACATCTCGGGACTCGACGCGATCGGGGCCGCCCGGAGGATAAAGGCGGACCGCCCGGCAACAAAGATGATCCTGCTCACGGCCCACGACGAGGAGGCCTATCTGGCCTTCACGGGCAAGACCGGGGCCGACGCGTTGCTCCGCAAGCAGGATGTCAAGACCCAGCTCGTGGCCAGGATCCGCGCCATTACCGGTCAGGGGGCAAGGCCACAGTGGGACGGCCAGGAGAGGCGGGGCAAGGGACTGGGTACGCCCTCTGCCTGGAACGGGTGGGATCGGCGGAGGAAAGCGTGGCCAAAGAAGCTTGGCGGCGGCTCTCCTTCCGATGCGGAAGGACCCTGA